One genomic window of Phalacrocorax aristotelis chromosome 23, bGulAri2.1, whole genome shotgun sequence includes the following:
- the LOC142067955 gene encoding feather keratin 1-like gives MSCYNPCLPCQPCGPTPLANSCNEPCVRQCQDSTVVIQPSPVVVTLPGPILSSFPQSTAVGSSTSAAVGSILSSQGVPISSGGFGLSGLGSGYCGRSCLPC, from the coding sequence atgtcctgctacaacccgtgcctgccctgccagccctgcggcccgaccccgctggccaacagctgcaatgagccctgtgtcaggcagtgccaggactcCACCGTCGTCATCCAGCCCTCCcccgtggtggtgaccctgcccggccccatcctcagctccttcccacagagcaccgCCGTGGGATCCTCCACCTCCGCTGCCgttggcagcatcctcagctctcagggagtgcccatctcctccgggggcttTGGCCTCTCCGGCTTGGGCAGTGGCTACTGCGGCAGGAGCTGCCTCCCCTGCTAA
- the LOC142067768 gene encoding gametocyte-specific factor 1-like, which produces MELEDDFDVLDPDRLIQCPYNKHHRIRACRFPYHLVKCRKSYPEVAKELATCPFNARHLVPQADLSDHITKCNDKVFIEEDIVIQSSGFQREQMNAVSTWQAPPCDEDWETELSEQSDSPFVWGVTSSGINSSSTTFEQKNCLPSRVRAPESFPYAVSWKG; this is translated from the exons ATGGAGTTGGAGGATGACTTCG ATGTTTTGGATCCAGACAGATTAATACAATGTCCATATAATAAACATCATCGAATCAGAGCCTGCCGGTTTCCCTATCACCTTGTAAAGTGTAGGAAG AGCTACCCTGAAGTTGCAAAGGAATTGGCCACGTGCCCCTTCAACGCTCGCCATCTAGTTCCTCAAGCTGACCTTAGCGATCACATAACGAAGTGCAATGACAAAGTGTTCATTGAGGAAGATATAG TGATTCAGTCCTCTGGCTTCCAGAGAGAGCAGATGAATGCTGTGAGCACGTGGCAGGCACCTCCATGTGATGAAGACTGGGAAACAG agtTGTCGGAGCAGTCAGATTCTCCTTTTGTTTGGGGTGTAACCAGTTCTGGCATTAACAG TTCCAGTACGACCTTTGAACAGAAGAATTGTTTGCCTTCAAGAGTACGTGCCCCTGAGTCCTTCCCATATGCCGTGTCATGGAAAGGCT AG